A region from the Lolium perenne isolate Kyuss_39 chromosome 4, Kyuss_2.0, whole genome shotgun sequence genome encodes:
- the LOC127332226 gene encoding uncharacterized protein isoform X1, giving the protein MAILPRIAAAGGRRPRLPPLPPARTLMTAFAAAATLAVLCLFSSSSPTSSLSSSRRSGADNGDRYLYWGGRVDCPGKHCDSCAGLGHQESSLRCALEEALFLGRIFVMPSRMCLSSVHNTKGTHQSSNATSKQRWEESSCAMESLYDIDRISRIVPVVLDNSKTWHAIASRAMKLGERGVAHVQGISRAELKENPMYSKALLINRTASPLAWFMECKDRKKRNSLMLSYTFLPSMPAKKLSDAANKMKQILGDYDAIHVRRGDLLKNRKDRFGVERSLHPHLDRDTRPAFIRNRIAKWIPPGRTLYIASNERTPGFFSPLSDRYKLAYSSNFSSILEPIIENNYQLFMVERLMMRGAKTFVKTMKEFDNDLTLCDDPKKNTKVWEKPVSTR; this is encoded by the exons atgGCGATCCTCCCCCGAATCGCTGCGGCCGGCGGTCGCAGGCCGAGGTTGCCGCCGCTCCCGCCGGCGAGGACCCTCATGACGGCGTTCGCGGCGGCGGCCACACTGGCCGTCCTGTGCCTCTTCTCCTCTTCGTCCCCGACCTCCTCGCTGTCGAGTTCCCGGAGATCCGGTGCCGATAATGGAGACAGGTACCTGTACTGGGGCGGCCGCGTCGACTGCCCGGGCAAGCACTGCGACTCCTGCGCCGGCCTCGGGCACCAGGAGTCCAGCCTCCGCTGCGCCCTTGAGGAGGCCCTCTTCCTCGGCAG AATATTTGTTATGCCATCAAGAATGTGCCTAAGTTCAGTACATAATACAAAAGGGACCCATCAATCAAGCAATGCAACTTCAAAGCAAAG ATGGGAAGAAAGTTCTTGTGCAATGGAATCCCTCTATGATATAGATCGCATCTCAAGAATAGTACCTGTTGTTCTGGACAATTCCAAGACGTGGCACGCCATAGCATCAAGAGCTATGAAATTAGGAGAGAGAGGTGTGGCACATGTGCAAGGTATTAGCAGAGCAGAACTCAAAGAAAATCCCATGTACTCCAAAGCTCTCCTAATAAACCGCACCGCAAGTCCTCTTGCTTG GTTTATGGAGTGCAAGGATCGTAAAAAACGCAACTCTCTGATGCTATCCTACACCTTTCTGCCAAGTATGCCAGCGAAAAAATTGAGTGATGCTGCAAATAAG ATGAAGCAAATACTTGGTGATTACGATGCTATTCATGTTCGACGAGGCGATCTATTGAAAAACAGGAAAGACAGGTTTGGTGTTGAAAGGAGCCTTCATCCCCATCTGGATAGAGATACCCGCCCTGCGTTTATCAGGAACAGAATTGCAAAATGGATTCCACCTGGTAGAACCTTATACATTGCCTCAAATGAAAGAACACCGGGCTTCTTCTCTCCTCTATCAGACCG ATACAAGTTAGCATACTCATCCAACTTCAGTAGCATATTAGAGCCAATAATTGAGAATAATTATCAGCTATTCATGGTGGAGAGGCTAATGATGCGAGGAGCAAAGACATTCGTCAAGACAATGAAAGAATTTGACAATGATCTGACCCTGTGCGATGATCCGAAGAAGAACACCAAAGTTTGGGAAAAGCCAGTCAGTACCAGATGA
- the LOC127332226 gene encoding uncharacterized protein isoform X2, which produces MAILPRIAAAGGRRPRLPPLPPARTLMTAFAAAATLAVLCLFSSSSPTSSLSSSRRSGADNGDRYLYWGGRVDCPGKHCDSCAGLGHQESSLRCALEEALFLGRIFVMPSRMCLSSVHNTKGTHQSSNATSKQRWEESSCAMESLYDIDRISRIVPVVLDNSKTWHAIASRAMKLGERGVAHVQGISRAELKENPMYSKALLINRTASPLAWFMECKDRKKRNSLMLSYTFLPSMPAKKLSDAANKMKQILGDYDAIHVRRGDLLKNRKDRFGVERSLHPHLDRDTRPAFIRNRIAKWIPPGRTLYIASNERTPGFFSPLSDR; this is translated from the exons atgGCGATCCTCCCCCGAATCGCTGCGGCCGGCGGTCGCAGGCCGAGGTTGCCGCCGCTCCCGCCGGCGAGGACCCTCATGACGGCGTTCGCGGCGGCGGCCACACTGGCCGTCCTGTGCCTCTTCTCCTCTTCGTCCCCGACCTCCTCGCTGTCGAGTTCCCGGAGATCCGGTGCCGATAATGGAGACAGGTACCTGTACTGGGGCGGCCGCGTCGACTGCCCGGGCAAGCACTGCGACTCCTGCGCCGGCCTCGGGCACCAGGAGTCCAGCCTCCGCTGCGCCCTTGAGGAGGCCCTCTTCCTCGGCAG AATATTTGTTATGCCATCAAGAATGTGCCTAAGTTCAGTACATAATACAAAAGGGACCCATCAATCAAGCAATGCAACTTCAAAGCAAAG ATGGGAAGAAAGTTCTTGTGCAATGGAATCCCTCTATGATATAGATCGCATCTCAAGAATAGTACCTGTTGTTCTGGACAATTCCAAGACGTGGCACGCCATAGCATCAAGAGCTATGAAATTAGGAGAGAGAGGTGTGGCACATGTGCAAGGTATTAGCAGAGCAGAACTCAAAGAAAATCCCATGTACTCCAAAGCTCTCCTAATAAACCGCACCGCAAGTCCTCTTGCTTG GTTTATGGAGTGCAAGGATCGTAAAAAACGCAACTCTCTGATGCTATCCTACACCTTTCTGCCAAGTATGCCAGCGAAAAAATTGAGTGATGCTGCAAATAAG ATGAAGCAAATACTTGGTGATTACGATGCTATTCATGTTCGACGAGGCGATCTATTGAAAAACAGGAAAGACAGGTTTGGTGTTGAAAGGAGCCTTCATCCCCATCTGGATAGAGATACCCGCCCTGCGTTTATCAGGAACAGAATTGCAAAATGGATTCCACCTGGTAGAACCTTATACATTGCCTCAAATGAAAGAACACCGGGCTTCTTCTCTCCTCTATCAGACCG GTAG
- the LOC127332225 gene encoding calcium/calmodulin-dependent serine/threonine-protein kinase 1: MGLCHGKSATATATEPMAAEKPHVASGAATPVAARGGAASPAAPASKPGTPKQPKFPFYMPSPLPPSSFKGSPASSSVASTPRRGVFRRPFPPPSPAKHIRAFLARRHGSVKPNQASIPEAGEPGMSLDKSFGFSTHFAAKYDLGREVGRGHFGYTCAATAKKGDLKGQEVAVKVIPKAKMTTAIAIEDVRREVRILSSLTGHNNLVQFYDSCEDEENVYIVMELCKGGELLDKILARGGKYSEEDAKVVMRQILSVASFCHLQGVVHRDLKPENFLFTSKDESSDLKAIDFGLSDFVKPDERLNDIVGSAYYVAPEVLHRSYGTEADMWSIGVIAYILLCGSRPFWARTESGIFRAVLKAEPNFDEAPWPTLSAEAKDFVRKLLHKDYRKRITAAQALCHPWIRGTEEVKIPLDMIIYRLMRAYISSSSLRKSALRALAKTLTTDQLFYLREQFELLGPNKSGYITLQNLKTALTKNTMYVMKDSRILDFVNTICNIQYRKLDFEEFCAASVSVYQLESLDTWEQHARQSYELFDKEGNRPIVIEELASELGLGPSVPLHVVLQDWIRHSDGKLSFLGFIKLLHGVSSRATPKA, translated from the exons ATGGGTCTCTGCCACGGCAAGTCAGCCACGGCCACGGCCACGGAGCCGATGGCGGCGGAGAAACCCCATGTAGCTAGCGGCGCGGCAACCCCCGTCGCGGCCCGCGGCGGGGCCGCGTCGCCAGCAGCCCCGGCGTCGAAGCCCGGCACGCCGAAGCAGCCCAAGTTCCCGTTCTACATGCCCAGCCCGCTCCCGCCGTCCAGCTTCAAGGGATCGCCGGCGAGCTCCAGCGTGGCGTCCACGCCGCGGCGAGGCGTGTTCAGACGGCCCttcccgccgccgtcgccggcgaAGCACATCCGGGCGTTCCTGGCGCGGCGCCACGGCTCCGTCAAGCCCAACCAGGCGTCCATTCCGGAGGCCGGCGAGCCGGGAATGTCGCTGGATAAGAGCTTCGGCTTCTCCACGCACTTCGCCGCCAAGTACGACCTCGGCAGGGAGGTGGGGCGCGGACACTTCGGCTACAcctgcgccgccaccgccaagAAGGGCGACCTCAAGGGCCAGGAGGTCGCCGTCAAGGTCATCCCCAAGGCCAAG ATGACCACTGCAATTGCTATTGAAGATGTCAGGAGAGAAGTCAGAATATTGAGTTCTTTGACAGGCCACAACAACCTAGTGCAATTTTACGATTCTTGCGAGGATGAAGAGAACGTATATATAGTTATGGA GTTATGCAAAGGAGGCGAGCTGCTGGACAAGATTTTGGCTAG AGGTGGAAAATATTCTGAAGAGGATGCAAAGGTTGTTATGCGCCAAATTTTAAGTGTTGCTTCATTTTGTCACCTTCAGGGTGTTGTTCACCGGGATCTGAAACCAGAG AACTTCCTTTTCACCTCAAAGGATGAGAGCTCTGACTTGAAGGCCATAGACTTTGGTCTGTCTGATTTTGTAAAGCCAG ATGAAAGACTTAATGACATTGTTGGAAGTGCATATTATGTTGCTCCAGAAGTGCTCCATCGATCTTATGGCACCGAGGCAGATATGTGGAGTATTGGAGTAATTGCGTACATCTTGCTCTGTGGAAGCCGCCCTTTCTGGGCACGAACTGAATCAGGAATATTCCGTGCTGTCCTTAAAGCGGAACCTAATTTTGATGAAGCTCCATGGCCTACCCTCTCTGCTGAAGCAAAAGACTTTGTGAGAAAGCTGCTTCATAAGGATTACCGCAAGAGGATAACTGCTGCACAAGCCCTCT GCCATCCTTGGATTCGTGGCACTGAAGAAGTGAAGATTCCCTTAGACATGATAATTTACAGGCTTATGAGGGCTTACATAAGCTCATCTTCTCTACGGAAATCTGCTTTGAGG GCCCTTGCCAAGACATTGACAACCGATCAACTATTCTACCTAAGAGAGCAGTTTGAATTGCTCGGGCCAAACAAGAGTGGATATATCACCTTGCAAAATTTGAAGACG GCTTTGACGAAGAACACCATGTATGTAATGAAGGATTCTAGGATTCTCGACTTTGTTAACACA ATTTGCAATATTCAGTACAGAAAGCTGGATTTCGAGGAGTTCTGTGCTGCTTCCGTGAGTGTGTACCAGTTGGAAAGTTTGGACACCTGGGAACAGCATGCCCGGCAGTCGTATGAGTTATTCGATAAGGAGGGTAACCGGCCAATTGTGATCGAAGAACTTGCATCG GAGCTTGGACTTGGCCCTTCAGTTCCCCTTCACGTTGTTCTCCAAGACTGGATCAGGCATTCTGATGGAAAGCTGAGCTTCCTAGGATTCATAAAGCtactgcatggagtttcttcgcgTGCTACGCCAAAAGCCTAA